The Microbacterium paraoxydans genome includes a window with the following:
- a CDS encoding MFS transporter, translating into MSGQSQGGFTPTGTIATAADRRRVVFATVVGTTVEWYDFFIYATAVGLVFGQLFFAPLGANSALVGFATVGVSFLFRPLGAFLAGHYGDKLGRKAVLMWTLILMGAATALIGLLPTYETIGVMAPILLVLLRIVQGISAGGEWGGAVLMAVEHAPRKKRGIFGASPQIGVPLGLLLASGVMALMTVIAPGDQFLAWGWRVPFLLSVVLILVGYYVRRRVEESPVFAELAERKEKAKMPIVQLFRKHLLLVIIAALVFAGNNAVGYMTTGGYIQGYATNPEGPIGLERGPVLWAVTGSAVTWLLTTLLAGWVSDRIGRRTTYLIGWVLQLVGVFTLFPLVNTGEVGLLFAGLAILTIGLGFTYGPQAALYTELFPASIRFSGVSISYAIGAIAGGAFAPTIATFIVDQTGSTEAVTWYLAGMTLLGLVATLLLRDRSGIPLGPDHEEEQSVSPIRGLAKA; encoded by the coding sequence ATGAGCGGGCAGTCACAGGGTGGGTTCACGCCCACCGGAACCATCGCGACGGCGGCCGACCGGCGTCGTGTCGTCTTCGCCACCGTCGTCGGGACCACCGTCGAGTGGTACGACTTCTTCATCTACGCCACGGCGGTCGGGCTGGTCTTCGGACAGCTCTTCTTCGCGCCGCTCGGCGCCAACAGCGCTCTCGTCGGCTTCGCCACGGTCGGTGTGAGCTTCCTCTTCCGGCCCCTCGGCGCGTTCCTCGCCGGCCACTACGGCGACAAGCTCGGCCGCAAGGCCGTGCTGATGTGGACGCTGATCCTCATGGGGGCCGCGACCGCCCTGATCGGTCTGCTCCCCACGTACGAGACCATCGGCGTCATGGCGCCGATCCTCCTCGTGCTGCTGCGCATCGTGCAGGGCATCTCGGCCGGCGGCGAGTGGGGCGGCGCGGTGCTGATGGCCGTCGAGCACGCCCCGCGCAAGAAGCGCGGCATCTTCGGCGCCTCCCCGCAGATCGGCGTGCCGCTCGGCCTGCTGCTCGCGTCGGGGGTCATGGCGCTGATGACCGTGATCGCTCCGGGGGACCAGTTCCTCGCCTGGGGCTGGCGCGTGCCGTTCCTGCTGAGCGTCGTGCTGATCCTCGTCGGCTACTACGTCCGCCGTCGCGTGGAGGAGAGCCCGGTGTTCGCCGAGCTCGCCGAGCGCAAGGAGAAGGCGAAGATGCCGATCGTGCAGCTCTTCCGCAAGCACCTGCTGCTCGTCATCATCGCCGCCCTCGTCTTCGCCGGGAACAACGCCGTGGGCTACATGACCACCGGCGGCTACATCCAGGGCTATGCCACGAACCCCGAGGGGCCCATCGGCCTCGAGCGCGGGCCCGTGCTGTGGGCGGTCACCGGATCGGCCGTCACCTGGCTGCTCACCACGCTGCTGGCCGGCTGGGTGTCCGACCGCATCGGCCGTCGCACGACCTACCTCATCGGCTGGGTGCTCCAGCTCGTCGGCGTGTTCACGCTGTTCCCGCTCGTCAACACCGGCGAGGTGGGGCTGCTGTTCGCCGGTCTCGCGATCCTCACGATCGGCCTGGGCTTCACCTACGGGCCGCAGGCGGCGCTGTACACCGAGCTGTTCCCCGCGAGCATCCGGTTCTCCGGCGTCTCCATCTCGTACGCGATCGGCGCGATCGCCGGTGGCGCCTTCGCGCCCACGATCGCGACGTTCATCGTCGATCAGACCGGCTCCACCGAGGCGGTCACCTGGTACCTCGCGGGCATGACCCTCCTCGGCCTCGTCGCCACGCTCCTGCTGCGCGACCGCTCGGGCATCCCGCTCGGTCCGGACCACGAGGAGGAGCAGTCCGTCAGCCCGATCCGCGGGCTCGCGAAGGCCTGA
- a CDS encoding ABC transporter ATP-binding protein yields MNETSVQEAAPRVASSSASPAVDDGPVALELIDVRKHFGTGERRVPAVDGVDLSIRRGEVVALLGPNGAGKTTTLDMLLGLTAPSSGTVRVLGAAPERATANGAIGAVLQTGGLLGDLTVGETVRLIASLYGREALARVPEVMRRADLAGLARRRVSKCSGGEQQRVKFALAMISDPDILVLDEPTAGMDVTARRHFWDVMRADADAGRTIVFATHYLEEAEQFARRTVVMHRGAVVADAPTALLRASLGERTVSATVPDVSDALVAALTAAEGVTGVRVDGDRLSLRATDSDAAARLLLDGGARDLEIAAPTLETAFTALTED; encoded by the coding sequence ATGAACGAGACATCCGTGCAGGAGGCGGCACCGCGCGTCGCGTCGTCCTCCGCGTCCCCCGCCGTCGATGACGGACCCGTGGCGCTGGAGCTGATCGACGTGCGCAAGCACTTCGGCACCGGCGAGCGCCGCGTGCCGGCCGTCGACGGTGTCGACCTCTCCATCCGGCGCGGCGAGGTGGTCGCCCTGCTCGGCCCCAACGGCGCGGGCAAGACCACCACGCTCGACATGCTCCTCGGGCTCACCGCCCCCAGCAGCGGGACCGTGCGCGTGCTCGGGGCGGCTCCGGAACGGGCCACCGCGAACGGGGCCATCGGAGCCGTGCTGCAGACCGGGGGCCTGCTCGGCGACCTCACCGTCGGCGAGACCGTGCGGCTGATCGCCTCGCTGTACGGGCGGGAAGCCCTCGCACGCGTGCCGGAGGTGATGCGCCGTGCCGACCTCGCCGGTCTCGCGCGCCGCCGGGTGTCCAAGTGCTCGGGCGGCGAGCAGCAGCGCGTGAAGTTCGCGCTCGCGATGATCTCCGATCCCGACATCCTCGTGCTCGACGAGCCGACCGCCGGTATGGACGTCACCGCGCGGCGCCACTTCTGGGACGTGATGCGTGCCGACGCGGACGCGGGGCGCACGATCGTGTTCGCCACGCACTATCTGGAGGAGGCGGAGCAGTTCGCCCGCCGCACGGTGGTCATGCATCGGGGCGCCGTCGTCGCGGACGCGCCCACCGCCCTGCTCCGTGCGAGCCTGGGCGAGCGTACGGTCTCGGCCACCGTGCCCGACGTGTCGGACGCGCTGGTCGCCGCCCTGACCGCCGCGGAGGGCGTGACCGGTGTGCGCGTCGACGGGGACCGCCTCAGCCTCCGCGCCACCGACTCCGACGCCGCCGCCCGGCTGCTGCTCGACGGGGGAGCGCGCGACCTGGAGATCGCCGCCCCCACGCTCGAGACCGCCTTCACCGCCCTCACGGAGGACTGA
- a CDS encoding GntR family transcriptional regulator, giving the protein MSTVESASKSEQAYAWIRARISAHTYGPGYRLVLGPIAEELGMSVVPVREAIRRLEAEGLVTFERNVGARVTLVDEGEYAHTMQTLGLVEGAATALSAPLLDADALAQAAEVNERMSRLLDHFDPHTFTELNRQFHSVLFEPCPNPHLLDLVHRGWARLSGIRDSTFAYVPGRAHHSVDEHTQILELIRDGAEPLEIELAARNHRWRTRDAFLDALHTRSVPAEGEAS; this is encoded by the coding sequence GTGAGCACGGTCGAGAGCGCCAGCAAGTCGGAGCAGGCGTACGCCTGGATCCGCGCGCGCATCTCGGCGCACACCTACGGCCCTGGCTACCGCCTGGTCCTCGGTCCGATCGCCGAGGAGCTGGGGATGAGCGTGGTCCCGGTGCGCGAGGCGATCCGCCGCCTGGAGGCCGAGGGGCTCGTGACCTTCGAGCGCAACGTCGGCGCCCGCGTGACCCTCGTGGACGAGGGCGAGTACGCCCACACGATGCAGACGCTCGGACTCGTCGAAGGGGCGGCCACCGCGCTGTCCGCTCCCCTGCTCGACGCGGACGCGCTCGCGCAGGCCGCCGAGGTCAACGAGCGCATGAGCCGCCTGCTCGACCACTTCGACCCGCACACGTTCACCGAGCTCAACCGGCAGTTCCACTCCGTGCTGTTCGAGCCGTGCCCCAACCCGCACCTGCTCGACCTCGTGCACCGCGGCTGGGCCCGGCTGTCCGGCATCCGCGACTCGACCTTCGCCTACGTGCCCGGCCGCGCCCACCACTCGGTCGACGAGCACACCCAGATCCTCGAGCTGATCCGCGACGGCGCCGAGCCGCTGGAGATCGAGCTCGCCGCCCGCAACCACCGGTGGCGCACGAGGGACGCGTTCCTCGACGCCCTGCACACCCGTTCCGTCCCCGCCGAAGGAGAAGCATCATGA
- the hpaE gene encoding 5-carboxymethyl-2-hydroxymuconate semialdehyde dehydrogenase codes for MTDSRIPADLPDHIQHYIDGAFVDSIDGDTFDVLDPVTNQTYTTAAAGKKADIERAVAAAKRAFDEGPWPRMLPRERSRVLHRIADIVESRDARLAELESYDSGLPITQALGQARRAAENFRFFADLIVAQADDAFKVPGKQMNYVNRKPIGVAGLITPWNTPFMLESWKLGPALATGNTVVLKPAEFTPLSASLWAGIFEEAGLPQGVFNLVNGLGEDAGDALVKHPDVPLISFTGESRTGQIIFGNAAPFLKGLSMELGGKSPAVVFADADLEAAVDATIFGVFSLNGERCTAGSRIIVERSIYDEFVERYAAQAQRVKVGYPHDPETEVGALVHPEHYDKVMSYVEIGKTEGRLVAGGGRPEGFEEGNFVAPTVFADVAPDARIFQEEIFGPVVAITPFDSDEEALALANNTKYGLAAYIWTNDLKRAHTFAQSVEAGMVWLNSNNVRDLRTPFGGVKASGLGHEGGYRSIDFYTDQQSVHITLASTPHNPTFGKN; via the coding sequence ATGACCGACTCCCGCATCCCCGCCGACCTGCCCGACCACATCCAGCACTACATCGACGGCGCCTTCGTCGACTCGATCGACGGCGACACGTTCGACGTGCTCGACCCGGTGACGAACCAGACCTACACGACGGCCGCCGCCGGCAAGAAGGCCGACATCGAGCGGGCCGTCGCCGCCGCCAAGCGCGCCTTCGACGAAGGTCCCTGGCCGCGGATGCTCCCGCGTGAGCGCTCGCGCGTGCTGCACAGGATCGCCGACATCGTGGAGTCGCGCGACGCCCGGCTCGCGGAGCTGGAGTCGTACGACTCCGGCCTGCCGATCACGCAGGCCCTCGGTCAGGCCCGCCGCGCCGCCGAGAACTTCCGCTTCTTCGCCGACCTGATCGTCGCCCAGGCCGACGACGCCTTCAAGGTGCCGGGCAAGCAGATGAACTACGTCAACCGCAAGCCGATCGGCGTCGCCGGACTCATCACCCCGTGGAACACGCCGTTCATGCTCGAGTCCTGGAAGCTCGGCCCCGCGCTCGCCACCGGCAACACGGTCGTCCTCAAGCCGGCCGAGTTCACGCCCCTCTCCGCCTCGCTGTGGGCGGGCATCTTCGAGGAGGCGGGCCTGCCGCAGGGCGTCTTCAACCTCGTCAACGGCCTCGGCGAAGACGCCGGCGACGCGCTGGTGAAGCACCCCGACGTGCCGCTCATCTCCTTCACCGGCGAGAGCCGCACGGGGCAGATCATCTTCGGCAACGCCGCGCCGTTCCTCAAGGGCCTGTCGATGGAGCTCGGCGGCAAGTCGCCCGCCGTGGTCTTCGCGGACGCCGACCTGGAGGCCGCCGTCGACGCGACCATCTTCGGCGTCTTCTCCCTCAACGGCGAGCGCTGCACCGCCGGGTCCCGCATCATCGTGGAGCGCTCGATCTACGACGAGTTCGTGGAGCGCTACGCCGCGCAGGCGCAGCGCGTCAAGGTCGGCTACCCGCACGACCCCGAGACCGAGGTCGGCGCTCTCGTGCACCCCGAGCACTACGACAAGGTGATGTCCTACGTCGAGATCGGCAAGACCGAGGGCCGTCTGGTCGCCGGCGGCGGTCGTCCCGAGGGCTTCGAGGAGGGGAATTTCGTCGCCCCGACGGTGTTCGCCGACGTGGCCCCCGACGCCCGCATCTTCCAGGAGGAGATCTTCGGCCCGGTCGTCGCGATCACCCCGTTCGACTCCGACGAGGAGGCGCTGGCGCTCGCGAACAACACGAAGTACGGCCTCGCGGCCTACATCTGGACGAACGACCTCAAGCGTGCCCACACGTTCGCGCAGTCCGTCGAGGCCGGCATGGTGTGGCTGAACAGCAACAACGTCCGCGACCTCCGCACGCCGTTCGGCGGCGTGAAGGCGTCGGGCCTGGGCCACGAGGGCGGCTACCGCTCCATCGACTTCTACACCGACCAGCAGAGCGTGCACATCACGCTCGCCTCGACCCCGCACAACCCGACGTTCGGCAAGAACTGA
- a CDS encoding IclR family transcriptional regulator — MSERPAAPASQTLSRGIRILEVLADARGALTIDDIAGRLEVHRSIAYRLLRTLEDHGLVTRDASGAVSLGARMAALAAGVAHDLQAEALPELTAIANELGMTCFLAVLDGAECITLASVEPRHAVASVAQRPGARHSVTVGAPGKAILAQLDGAEVPVAISPALRADVDSAAARGYATSHDEVIPTVQSVAVPLRLRGQRPAAIAVVHVATDLDDGEVAARLRRSADLIREALEG, encoded by the coding sequence ATGTCCGAGCGCCCCGCCGCCCCCGCCTCGCAGACGCTGAGCCGCGGCATCCGCATCCTCGAGGTGCTCGCCGACGCCCGCGGTGCGCTGACCATCGACGACATCGCCGGACGCCTCGAGGTGCATCGCTCCATCGCCTACCGGCTTCTCCGCACCCTCGAGGATCACGGTCTCGTCACCCGCGACGCGAGCGGCGCCGTGAGCCTCGGCGCTCGCATGGCCGCCCTCGCCGCCGGTGTCGCCCACGACCTCCAGGCCGAGGCCCTGCCGGAGCTCACCGCCATCGCGAACGAGCTCGGCATGACCTGCTTCCTCGCCGTCCTGGACGGGGCCGAGTGCATCACCCTCGCCAGCGTCGAGCCGCGGCACGCCGTCGCCAGCGTCGCCCAGCGGCCCGGCGCGCGGCACTCCGTCACGGTCGGCGCCCCAGGGAAGGCGATCCTCGCGCAGCTCGACGGCGCGGAGGTTCCCGTCGCCATCTCCCCCGCCCTGCGCGCCGACGTCGACAGCGCCGCCGCGCGCGGCTACGCCACGAGCCACGACGAGGTCATCCCCACGGTCCAGTCCGTCGCCGTCCCGCTGCGTCTGCGCGGCCAGCGTCCCGCCGCGATCGCGGTCGTGCACGTCGCGACCGACCTGGACGACGGGGAGGTCGCCGCGCGCCTCCGGCGCTCCGCCGACCTCATCCGCGAGGCCCTCGAGGGCTGA
- a CDS encoding fumarylacetoacetate hydrolase family protein, translating into MTDTIARPGKIIAIHLSYASRADQRGRRPAHPSYFFKPASSVGVSGGTVERPAGTELLAFEGEIALIIGAPARRVALADAWDHVQWVTAANDLGLYDLRANDKGSNVRSKGGDGYTPLGPELIDARTVDPAALRVRAWVNGELRQDDTTAGLIFPLAQLVADLSQHFTLETGDVILTGTPAGSSVIVPGDVVEIEVDAPDAPGAPTSGRLVTTVTQGDVPFDGDLGSLPAVDDLQRTEAWGSRELAGLPAEDTAPTLTPELRAQLLEAPTAGLSAQLRKRGHHSCFIDGVSANLPDTKIVGTAKTLRFVPFREDLFRSHGGGYNAQKRAFDAVAAGEVIVIEARGDATTGTLGDILALRAQTRGAAGVVTDGGVRDFQAVAEIGLPVFSQGAHPSVLGRKHVPWDVDVTISCGGATVQPGDIIVGDSDGVIVIPPALAAEVAADAVAQEIEDAWIAEQVAAGHPVDGLFPMNAEWRARYEQATGTGAERK; encoded by the coding sequence GTGACGGACACCATCGCCCGCCCGGGGAAGATCATCGCGATCCACCTGAGCTACGCCTCGCGGGCCGACCAGCGCGGTCGACGCCCCGCCCACCCCTCCTATTTCTTCAAGCCGGCCAGTTCGGTCGGGGTCTCCGGCGGCACCGTCGAGCGTCCCGCCGGCACCGAGCTGCTCGCGTTCGAGGGGGAGATCGCGCTGATCATCGGCGCCCCGGCCCGCCGGGTCGCCCTCGCCGACGCCTGGGATCACGTGCAGTGGGTGACCGCCGCGAACGACCTCGGTCTCTACGATCTGCGCGCCAACGACAAGGGCTCCAACGTCCGCTCCAAGGGCGGCGACGGGTACACCCCGCTCGGTCCGGAGCTGATCGACGCCCGCACGGTCGACCCGGCGGCCCTCCGCGTGCGCGCCTGGGTGAACGGCGAGCTCCGCCAGGACGACACCACCGCCGGGCTCATCTTCCCGCTGGCCCAGCTCGTCGCCGACCTCTCCCAGCACTTCACGCTGGAGACCGGCGACGTGATCCTCACGGGCACTCCCGCGGGCTCGTCGGTCATCGTCCCCGGCGACGTGGTCGAGATCGAGGTCGACGCCCCGGACGCCCCCGGCGCCCCCACGTCCGGCCGCCTGGTCACGACGGTCACGCAGGGGGATGTCCCCTTCGACGGCGACCTCGGCTCGCTCCCCGCGGTGGACGACCTCCAGCGCACCGAGGCCTGGGGCTCCCGCGAGCTCGCCGGCCTGCCCGCCGAGGACACCGCGCCCACGCTCACCCCCGAGCTCCGCGCCCAGCTCCTCGAAGCCCCCACCGCCGGCCTCTCGGCCCAGCTGCGCAAGCGCGGACACCACTCCTGCTTCATCGACGGCGTCTCCGCCAACCTCCCGGATACGAAGATCGTCGGCACCGCCAAGACCCTCCGCTTCGTGCCGTTCCGCGAAGACCTGTTCCGCAGTCACGGCGGCGGGTACAACGCCCAGAAGCGCGCGTTCGACGCGGTCGCCGCAGGCGAGGTCATCGTCATCGAGGCCCGCGGCGACGCGACCACCGGCACGCTCGGCGACATCCTCGCCCTGCGCGCGCAGACCCGCGGCGCGGCGGGCGTGGTCACCGACGGCGGTGTCCGCGACTTCCAGGCCGTCGCCGAGATCGGGCTTCCCGTCTTCTCGCAGGGTGCGCACCCCTCGGTGCTCGGCCGCAAGCACGTGCCGTGGGACGTCGACGTGACGATCTCGTGCGGCGGTGCCACCGTGCAGCCCGGCGACATCATCGTCGGCGACAGCGACGGCGTGATCGTGATCCCGCCGGCTCTCGCCGCCGAGGTCGCCGCCGACGCCGTGGCCCAGGAGATCGAGGACGCCTGGATCGCCGAGCAGGTCGCCGCCGGGCACCCGGTCGACGGCCTCTTCCCGATGAACGCCGAATGGCGCGCCCGCTACGAGCAGGCGACCGGCACCGGAGCGGAGCGGAAGTGA
- a CDS encoding FAD-dependent monooxygenase, with product MQFHHHGYVSGDPRVQDAAGTGIDRPAALPDEVDVLIVGSGPAGMLLAAQMSQYPDITTRIIEKREGRLVLGQADGIQPRSVETFQAFGFAERIIAEAYNIGWMNFWGPDPEHPDQIVRTTRTADYAYDICEFPHLIVNQARVLDYFAEAAADGPGRIVPDYGVEFLGLTVHEEGEYPVEVRVRHVGEADERVVRAKYVVGCDGARSGVRQAIGRTHVGASAAHAWGVMDVLVNTDFPDWRTKCAINSKAGNILHIPREGGYLSRMYIDLGEVAADDDHRVRQTPIEEIIRRANAILHPYTLDVKQVAWHSVYEVGHRVTDGFDDVDPGVDRSPRVFLTGDACHTHSAKAGQGMNVSMQDGFNLGWKLGSVLSGRAPESLLATYGAERRPVAQQLIDFDREWSSLMARKPEEISDPNELATYYLATAEFPSGFMTQYTSSMITGTDAHQALAVGYPLGKRFKSAEVVRVGDGNVVHLGHHAKADGRWRVYAFGDRTGEALAAWAEMAAPVFARFTPADADADAVFDVKAVYQQPFEEVEVTTTPELFQPKTGPLGLTDWEKVYAAGPSKWCGTDIFEARELSRDGVVIVVRPDQYVAAILPLDGVDGVDELAGFLDGALLPAR from the coding sequence ATGCAGTTCCACCACCACGGCTATGTGTCCGGAGACCCGCGCGTGCAGGACGCCGCCGGCACCGGGATCGACCGCCCCGCCGCCCTGCCCGACGAGGTCGACGTCCTCATCGTCGGCTCCGGGCCCGCGGGCATGCTGCTCGCGGCACAGATGTCGCAGTACCCCGACATCACGACCCGCATCATCGAGAAGCGCGAGGGCCGCCTCGTCCTCGGACAGGCCGACGGCATCCAGCCCCGCAGCGTGGAGACCTTCCAGGCCTTCGGCTTCGCCGAGCGCATCATCGCCGAGGCCTACAACATCGGCTGGATGAACTTCTGGGGCCCCGACCCCGAGCACCCCGATCAGATCGTGCGGACCACCCGCACCGCCGACTACGCCTACGACATCTGCGAGTTCCCGCACCTCATCGTCAACCAGGCCCGCGTGCTGGACTACTTCGCCGAAGCGGCGGCCGACGGCCCCGGACGGATCGTGCCGGACTACGGCGTCGAATTCCTCGGGCTCACCGTGCATGAGGAGGGCGAGTACCCGGTCGAGGTGCGCGTCCGCCATGTCGGCGAAGCCGACGAACGCGTCGTCCGGGCGAAGTACGTGGTGGGCTGCGACGGCGCCCGGAGCGGCGTGCGTCAGGCGATCGGACGCACGCACGTCGGCGCGAGCGCCGCGCACGCCTGGGGCGTCATGGACGTGCTCGTCAACACCGACTTCCCGGACTGGCGCACCAAGTGCGCGATCAACTCGAAGGCGGGCAACATCCTGCACATCCCGCGGGAGGGCGGCTACCTCAGCCGCATGTACATCGACCTCGGCGAGGTCGCGGCGGACGACGACCACCGCGTGCGCCAGACGCCCATCGAGGAGATCATCCGGCGCGCCAATGCGATCCTCCACCCCTACACGCTCGATGTGAAGCAGGTCGCCTGGCACAGCGTCTACGAGGTCGGCCACCGTGTGACCGACGGCTTCGACGACGTCGACCCCGGCGTCGACCGCAGCCCGCGCGTCTTCCTCACCGGCGACGCCTGCCACACCCACAGCGCCAAGGCCGGCCAGGGCATGAACGTGTCGATGCAGGACGGGTTCAACCTCGGCTGGAAGCTCGGTTCCGTGCTGAGCGGCCGTGCGCCCGAGTCGCTGCTGGCCACGTACGGCGCCGAGCGTCGTCCCGTCGCGCAGCAGCTCATCGACTTCGACCGCGAGTGGTCCAGCCTCATGGCGCGCAAGCCCGAGGAGATCTCCGACCCGAACGAGCTGGCCACGTACTACCTGGCGACGGCCGAGTTCCCGTCCGGGTTCATGACCCAGTACACGTCCTCCATGATCACCGGCACGGACGCCCACCAGGCGCTCGCCGTCGGGTACCCGCTGGGCAAGCGCTTCAAGTCGGCGGAGGTCGTGCGGGTCGGGGACGGCAACGTCGTCCACCTCGGACACCACGCGAAGGCCGACGGCCGGTGGCGGGTCTACGCGTTCGGCGACCGGACCGGCGAAGCGCTCGCCGCGTGGGCGGAGATGGCGGCGCCCGTGTTCGCACGGTTCACCCCGGCGGACGCCGACGCCGACGCCGTGTTCGACGTGAAGGCCGTGTATCAGCAGCCCTTCGAGGAGGTCGAGGTCACGACGACGCCCGAGCTCTTCCAGCCGAAGACCGGCCCGCTCGGACTCACCGACTGGGAGAAGGTCTACGCGGCCGGCCCGAGCAAGTGGTGCGGCACGGACATCTTCGAGGCGCGGGAGCTGTCCCGTGACGGCGTCGTGATCGTCGTGCGCCCGGACCAGTACGTCGCCGCGATCCTCCCGCTGGACGGGGTGGACGGCGTGGACGAGCTGGCGGGCTTCCTGGACGGGGCGCTGCTTCCCGCGCGCTGA
- a CDS encoding sensor histidine kinase: protein MTMQEGREADARSGTGKDPWARFGWLMAVVWLVFLIYPVLALLASAAPPAWVVTGWVALVAFIVLYVTGFLHGMRGGGGLGRTPSRRQWITFAALIACALVTIPAVGGSALSFLPFIMSFASYGLTRAWHWITTIAALVVAAGCVFLIPDNLSYLSVLAIVALLGVVNTVSTWLIVRSAEAERLGRELATSEGREAVARDVHDLIGHSLTVVGLKAQLVRRLMDSDLERAKAELADIERLTAEAIAGVRQTVAGARATTLVEQLASTEDSLRAADIALVVDGTPDALSPVQAITASWILREATTNTLRHSGAAAVRVRIAPGVLTVEDDGVGPASATGHREGNGIRGMRERAAAAGAGFAVRPGEAAGTRVEVTW, encoded by the coding sequence ATGACGATGCAGGAAGGCCGGGAGGCGGACGCCCGATCCGGGACGGGCAAGGACCCCTGGGCGCGGTTCGGCTGGCTGATGGCGGTCGTCTGGCTCGTGTTCCTGATCTATCCGGTCCTTGCGTTGCTCGCCTCCGCCGCTCCGCCGGCGTGGGTCGTCACGGGGTGGGTGGCGCTGGTCGCGTTCATCGTCCTCTATGTGACGGGGTTCCTGCACGGCATGCGCGGCGGAGGCGGCCTCGGTCGCACCCCCTCGCGGCGACAGTGGATCACGTTCGCCGCGCTCATCGCGTGCGCGCTGGTCACGATCCCCGCCGTGGGCGGGTCGGCGCTGAGCTTCCTGCCGTTCATCATGTCGTTCGCCTCGTACGGACTGACCCGTGCTTGGCACTGGATCACGACCATCGCCGCGCTCGTGGTGGCGGCCGGCTGCGTCTTCCTCATCCCCGACAACCTCTCCTACCTGTCCGTCCTCGCGATCGTCGCCCTCCTCGGCGTCGTGAACACGGTCTCGACCTGGCTCATCGTGCGCTCGGCGGAGGCGGAGCGGCTGGGCAGGGAGCTGGCGACCAGCGAGGGGCGGGAGGCCGTGGCGCGCGACGTGCACGACCTCATCGGCCACTCGCTGACGGTCGTCGGACTCAAGGCCCAGCTCGTGCGGCGGCTGATGGACTCCGACCTGGAGCGCGCCAAGGCCGAGCTCGCCGACATCGAACGTCTGACCGCGGAGGCCATCGCCGGAGTGCGGCAGACCGTCGCCGGTGCGCGGGCGACGACCCTCGTCGAGCAGCTCGCGTCGACCGAGGACTCGCTGCGCGCCGCGGACATCGCGCTCGTCGTGGACGGGACCCCGGACGCCCTCTCGCCGGTCCAGGCGATCACGGCGAGCTGGATCCTCCGCGAGGCGACGACCAACACGCTGCGGCACTCCGGTGCCGCGGCCGTCCGTGTGCGCATCGCTCCGGGCGTGCTCACCGTGGAGGACGACGGTGTCGGGCCCGCGTCCGCGACCGGGCATCGCGAGGGCAACGGCATCCGGGGGATGCGGGAGCGCGCGGCGGCGGCCGGCGCCGGGTTCGCCGTGCGGCCAGGCGAGGCGGCGGGCACGCGGGTGGAGGTGACGTGGTGA
- a CDS encoding ABC transporter permease — MTTTVSPTMLRIEGLRQLRNPYTLAFTLAMPVAMYLLFGAGMGYGTLSAGNGNVSFSVMVSMAAYGTAVAMSSLTSLAATEAKQGWGRQLAMTPLTTTGYALTKLLTAVSFAALALVAVFVAGLLTGAEADGAWRWVVTAALILGIGLMFGLYGLGFGLFFGSDSAAALASISMTFFAFFGNVFMPLDGVMLDIARFTPLYGFVALSRWPLTEGVLTTGQTDELWMLLLNVAVWLVVFAVLVTVGVRRSRSRR; from the coding sequence ATGACCACGACCGTCTCGCCCACCATGCTGCGCATCGAGGGGCTGCGCCAACTGCGCAACCCCTACACGCTCGCCTTCACCCTCGCCATGCCCGTGGCCATGTACCTGCTCTTCGGTGCGGGCATGGGGTACGGCACGCTCTCCGCCGGCAACGGCAACGTCTCCTTCTCCGTGATGGTCTCGATGGCGGCCTACGGCACCGCGGTGGCGATGAGCTCGCTCACCTCGCTCGCGGCCACCGAGGCCAAGCAGGGGTGGGGAAGGCAGCTCGCGATGACGCCGCTGACGACCACCGGGTACGCCCTGACGAAGCTGCTCACCGCCGTGTCGTTCGCCGCGCTCGCCCTCGTCGCGGTGTTCGTCGCCGGGCTGCTCACCGGCGCGGAGGCGGACGGCGCCTGGCGGTGGGTCGTGACCGCCGCCCTCATCCTCGGCATCGGCCTCATGTTCGGCCTCTACGGGCTCGGGTTCGGCCTGTTCTTCGGCTCCGACTCCGCCGCCGCGCTCGCGTCCATCTCGATGACCTTCTTCGCCTTCTTCGGCAACGTGTTCATGCCGCTCGACGGCGTCATGCTCGACATCGCCCGATTCACCCCGTTGTACGGCTTCGTCGCCCTGAGCCGTTGGCCGCTGACGGAGGGCGTGCTGACGACGGGGCAGACGGATGAGCTGTGGATGCTGCTCCTCAACGTCGCGGTCTGGCTCGTCGTCTTCGCGGTGCTGGTGACGGTGGGCGTGCGGCGCTCGCGGTCACGACGGTGA